A part of Bacillus sp. 2205SS5-2 genomic DNA contains:
- a CDS encoding YgzB family protein, which translates to MAKYSNKINKIRTFALSLIFIGIIIMYVGIFFRETPLIMTFFIIFGFLAIIASTVVYFWIGMLSTKAVQVVCPNCGKTTKVLGRVDMCMYCNDPLTLDPNLEGKDFDEKYNKKK; encoded by the coding sequence ATGGCAAAATACTCTAATAAAATTAATAAAATTCGTACATTTGCACTAAGTCTCATCTTCATTGGAATTATCATTATGTATGTGGGTATCTTTTTTCGAGAAACGCCCCTTATCATGACCTTCTTTATTATCTTCGGGTTTCTAGCCATTATTGCTAGTACCGTCGTTTACTTTTGGATTGGTATGTTATCGACTAAAGCAGTACAAGTCGTTTGTCCGAACTGTGGCAAAACAACAAAAGTACTTGGTCGAGTTGATATGTGCATGTATTGCAACGACCCTTTAACCTTAGATCCTAACCTTGAAGGTAAGGATTTCGATGAAAAATATAATAAAAAAAAGTAG
- a CDS encoding nucleotidyltransferase-like protein: MEHILRPIYQERASQPNTLGVLLVEKRRDTSPVTDLFDAVLLIIVKEAENEVFTKHYIYEEKKAAMHVITEAQLNQWLLLGSNRKMVDWLFNGKVLFDRNEYIEKLKIELRDFPFYGRKIKMGMEFAKLIRRYIDGKAFFEAKHYLDAYNHIVHSLHHLARLSVIENGFHPELTVWKQVKQIEPEIFKLYSELVSSEEPIEKRLELLFIASEFMIHSRTASCSAHIMDIMKEQEIWTIQELQNHKHLQHYSVDLGVLLEYLIEKKFIDIHKTETKGQYVYHRLYKSVK, from the coding sequence ATGGAACACATTTTGAGACCGATTTATCAAGAAAGGGCAAGTCAACCGAATACTTTAGGTGTGTTACTGGTTGAAAAAAGGAGAGACACTAGCCCAGTAACAGACCTATTCGATGCAGTGTTACTAATTATTGTGAAAGAAGCAGAGAATGAAGTGTTTACCAAACATTACATTTATGAAGAAAAAAAGGCAGCAATGCATGTTATTACAGAAGCCCAATTAAATCAATGGCTACTCTTAGGATCTAATCGAAAAATGGTTGACTGGCTATTTAACGGAAAGGTATTATTCGACAGAAATGAATATATAGAGAAACTAAAAATCGAGTTAAGAGATTTCCCTTTCTATGGAAGGAAAATTAAGATGGGAATGGAATTTGCGAAATTAATAAGACGGTATATTGATGGGAAAGCTTTCTTTGAAGCAAAACATTATTTAGATGCCTATAATCATATAGTTCATTCATTACATCACTTAGCGCGTTTGTCTGTTATTGAAAACGGCTTCCATCCTGAACTTACAGTTTGGAAGCAAGTGAAACAAATTGAACCCGAAATATTTAAATTATATAGTGAGTTAGTAAGTAGTGAAGAGCCAATCGAAAAAAGGTTAGAGCTATTGTTTATCGCTAGTGAATTTATGATTCATTCTCGGACAGCGAGTTGTTCAGCACATATTATGGACATAATGAAGGAACAGGAAATTTGGACAATTCAAGAGTTGCAAAATCACAAGCATCTACAGCACTACTCTGTTGATCTTGGTGTGTTACTTGAATACTTAATAGAAAAGAAGTTCATTGATATTCATAAAACGGAAACAAAAGGTCAGTACGTGTATCATCGACTATACAAATCTGTTAAATGA
- the perR gene encoding peroxide-responsive transcriptional repressor PerR, with product MSSLQLTEAIDTLKGTGVRITPQRHAILEYLIQSMSHPTADDIYKALEGKFPNMSVATVYNNLRVFREVGLVKELTYGDSSSRFDFVTTEHYHAICEGCGNIVDFHYPGLNEVEDLASHVTDFIVSHHRLEIYGLCPTCQNTKKSH from the coding sequence ATGTCAAGCTTACAGTTAACAGAAGCGATTGATACTTTAAAAGGCACTGGAGTCCGCATCACTCCTCAGCGTCATGCCATTTTGGAATATTTAATTCAATCAATGTCGCACCCAACAGCAGATGATATCTATAAAGCACTTGAAGGGAAATTTCCAAACATGAGTGTTGCAACTGTATACAATAATTTAAGAGTCTTTCGCGAAGTGGGTTTAGTGAAGGAGCTTACCTACGGTGATTCTTCCAGTCGATTTGATTTTGTGACAACAGAGCATTATCATGCTATCTGTGAAGGATGCGGTAATATTGTAGACTTTCATTATCCAGGCCTTAATGAAGTGGAAGATTTAGCTTCACATGTAACTGATTTTATTGTCAGTCATCACCGTTTAGAAATATATGGGCTTTGCCCAACATGTCAAAACACAAAAAAATCTCACTAA